TTTTCTCCCGATACTGCCAAGGTGGTCGGCATGGCGCTGAGGGCCGACAGGAAGATCGTCGACAAGATCACCAAGGGTGCGAAGCTGCACGCTTGAGGATCGGCCTTCAAACGCAAAAGGGAGGCTGTGGGCCTCCCTTTAACAGCGATGCAGTGATTGCCGCTTATTCGTCGTTCATCTTCAGAGCGGCGATAAAGGCTTCCTGCGGAATTTCCACCTTGCCGAACTGGCGCATGCGCTTTTTGCCTTCCTTCTGTTTGTCCAGAAGCTTGCGCTTGCGCGTTGCGTCACCGCCGTAACACTTCGCCGTCACGTCCTTGCGCAGCGCGCGCACGGTTTCGCGGGCGATGACCTTGCCGCCGATGGCCGCCTGGATGGGGATCTGGAACATGTGCGGCGGAATGAGTTCCTTCAGCTTTTCGCACATGCCGCGCCCGCGCCGGTCGGCCGCAGAGCGGTGCACCAGCATGGAGAGGGCATCGACAGGATCGCCATTGACGAGGATCGACATCTTGACGAGATCGCCTTCGCGATAGTCGATGATGTTGTAATCGAACGAGGCGTAACCCTTGGAGATGGATTTCAGGCGGTCGTAGAAATCGAACACCACTTCGTTGAGCGGCAGTTCATAGGTGATCATCGCGCGGTTGCCGACATAGGTCAGCTCCGTCTGCAGGCCGCGCCGGTCCTGACAGAGCTTCAGGATGCCGCCGAGATATTCATCCGGCGTCAGGATCGTCGCCTTGATCCACGGCTCGCGGATTTCCTTGATCTTCACCACGTCAGGCATATCTGCCGGGTTGTGAAGTTCCTTTTCCGTGCCATCCGTCAGCGTCATTTCATAGACAACCGAAGGGGCGGTGGCGACGAGATCGAGATTGAACTCGCGCTCAAGGCGTTCCTGGATGATTTCGAGATGCAGCAGGCCGAGGAAGCCGCAGCGGAAACCGAAACCGAGGGCGGCTGACGATTCCATTTCGAAGGAGAAGGAAGCGTCGTTGAGGCGAAGTTTGCCGACAGCCGCGCGCAGGTCTTCGAAGTCTGCCGCATCGACCGGGAAGAGACCACAGAATACCACCGGCTGCGCGGGCTTGAATCCGGGCAGGGCTTGCGCCGTCGGGCGCTTGTCGTCGGTGATCGTGTCGCCAACGCGGGTATCGGCGACTTCCTTGATCGAGGCGGTGATGAAGCCGATCTCGCCGGGGCCGAGGCTATCGACATTGACCATCTTCGGGGTAAGTACGCCAACGCGCTCGACGCCGTATTTCGCGCCGGAACCCATCATGCGGATCTGCTGGCCCTTGGTCAGCACGCCGTCGATGACGCGCACCAGAACCATGACGCCCAAATAGGTGTCGTACCAGCTGTCGACCAGCAGTGCCTTCAGCGGCCCGTTTTCGCCGACATCGCTTTTCGGCGGCGGCAAACGGTTGACAATGGCTTCCAGAACATCGGGAATGCCAAGACCGGTCTTGGCCGAGATCATCACGGCGTCGGAGGCGTCGATACCGATCACTTCCTCGATCTGTTCCTTGATGCGTTCTGGTTCGGCCGCCGGCAGGTCGATCTTGTTCAAGACCGTGACCAGCTCGTGATTATTGTCGATCGCCTGATAAACGTTGGCGAGCGTCTGGGCTTCCACGCCCTGCGATGCGTCAACCACCAGCAGGGAACCTTCGCAGGCTGAAAGCGAGCGGGATACTTCGTAGGCAAAGTCGACATGACCGGGCGTGTCGATGAGGTTTAGCACATAGGTCTCGCCGTTATTCGCCTTGTAGTGCAGGCGTACGGTCTGGGCCTTGATGGTGATGCCGCGCTCGCGCTCGATATCCATCGAATCGAGAACCTGTTCCGACATGTCGCGCTCGGCAAGGCCGCCCGTCGACTGGATCAACCGGTCGGCCAGCGTCGATTTGCCGTGATCGATGTGGGCAACGATCGAGAAGTTGCGGATATGGTCCAGGGGCGTGCGGGTCGAATTTGTGCTCATGTTCCGCGCTATAGCAGGGGCTTGTCATGCCGCAAAGCGGGAATTTGGTTAAAAGCCCTTTAAAATGGGCTTTCAGACCGCAAATTGCTCTGGCCAGTCGCGGCGGGTGGCAACCTGTCCCTCGGTACGCAACCTTGCCACAGTGGCAAGATCGATATCGGCGATCAGCATCAAGCTCTCCGTCACCGCATCGCTTTCGCTTTCCGCGAGGATGCCGGATGCCGGCATCCCATAGTCGGACGGCACGTAAAGGGCGGCCCGCCCGCGATTTTCATCGACGGCGGGAGACCATGGAGCCTCGCCCGCGGTGGGGGAGGAAAGAACGGCATATTGATTTTCCAGCGCCCGGGCCTGCGCGCCGATGCGCACCCGGTAAGCGCCGGCCAAAGTGTCGGTGCAGCTGGGCGCGAGCACCAGTTCAACTCCGAGTTCTGCCAGCTTGCGGCCGAGCATTGGAAACTCATTGTCGTAACAGATCAAAATACCGAGTCTGCCGATGCTCGTCTCGAAGGCTTTCAAACCCTCGACCCCGGCATGAATGTTCCATTGCTCCCGCTCGAAGCGGGTCATGATCTGCTTGTCCTGATAACCGATCAGGCCATCAGGGCCAAAGAGCCAGGCCCGGTTGCGGAACCTGCCGTCCGGGTCCTTCACCGGCGCACTGCCGGGCTGAAACAGAATTTGATGTTGCCGCGCTAGCTCTTCGCAAAGCTCCACCCAGGAGGGGATGAGCGGCTGTATCTCTTCGATGGAACGGTGCAGATCGGAGCGCGCATCGGGTGGCAATTGCCCGGTCAGCGCCATCGCCGAATATTCCGGCAGAAGCAGCAGTTCCGCGCCCTTTTCCTTGGCCTCGCGGACGATGGCGGAAAGATGCGCGGCATAGGCCTCCCATGTCTCGATCAGTTCGATGGCATATTGGCTGGCCGCTAACCGTGTCATTCGTTTACATCTCCGGCAATGGTCTTCATCCAGAAGGATAGCGGTTTTGCGCTTTCACTGCTCTCGTCGAGGTCCTGCCATGTGAAGCTGGTGCGCAATTCGGGATGGTGGCGATAACCCCGCTTTTCCCAGAATTCATTCAGCGGCACGTAATCCGCCGGACGGCGCGGATGATCAGCGGGCCGCTCGACAGCGCAGAAGGTGCACCAGTCGAAGCCCAGGCGTTTTGCATGGGCCTCCCGTTCCTCGAAGAAGCGCACTCCTATCCCGTGACCGCGATAGTCGTGTAGGAGCACGCTTTCTCCGAAATAAAATATCCGGTTAGGGTCGTAACCTGTCTTGAGGAAGGGTGTCTTCACCTCATCGGTTT
This window of the Agrobacterium fabrum str. C58 genome carries:
- the lepA gene encoding translation elongation factor 4; translation: MSTNSTRTPLDHIRNFSIVAHIDHGKSTLADRLIQSTGGLAERDMSEQVLDSMDIERERGITIKAQTVRLHYKANNGETYVLNLIDTPGHVDFAYEVSRSLSACEGSLLVVDASQGVEAQTLANVYQAIDNNHELVTVLNKIDLPAAEPERIKEQIEEVIGIDASDAVMISAKTGLGIPDVLEAIVNRLPPPKSDVGENGPLKALLVDSWYDTYLGVMVLVRVIDGVLTKGQQIRMMGSGAKYGVERVGVLTPKMVNVDSLGPGEIGFITASIKEVADTRVGDTITDDKRPTAQALPGFKPAQPVVFCGLFPVDAADFEDLRAAVGKLRLNDASFSFEMESSAALGFGFRCGFLGLLHLEIIQERLEREFNLDLVATAPSVVYEMTLTDGTEKELHNPADMPDVVKIKEIREPWIKATILTPDEYLGGILKLCQDRRGLQTELTYVGNRAMITYELPLNEVVFDFYDRLKSISKGYASFDYNIIDYREGDLVKMSILVNGDPVDALSMLVHRSAADRRGRGMCEKLKELIPPHMFQIPIQAAIGGKVIARETVRALRKDVTAKCYGGDATRKRKLLDKQKEGKKRMRQFGKVEIPQEAFIAALKMNDE
- a CDS encoding carbon-nitrogen hydrolase family protein, with the protein product MTRLAASQYAIELIETWEAYAAHLSAIVREAKEKGAELLLLPEYSAMALTGQLPPDARSDLHRSIEEIQPLIPSWVELCEELARQHQILFQPGSAPVKDPDGRFRNRAWLFGPDGLIGYQDKQIMTRFEREQWNIHAGVEGLKAFETSIGRLGILICYDNEFPMLGRKLAELGVELVLAPSCTDTLAGAYRVRIGAQARALENQYAVLSSPTAGEAPWSPAVDENRGRAALYVPSDYGMPASGILAESESDAVTESLMLIADIDLATVARLRTEGQVATRRDWPEQFAV
- a CDS encoding GNAT family N-acetyltransferase, with the protein product MTVEIKSLSGIDAEPYFDDLARLRIEVFRAFPYLYDGSLDYERKYLATYADTDGAVFVLALDDGRVVGMSTGMPMIAETDEVKTPFLKTGYDPNRIFYFGESVLLHDYRGHGIGVRFFEEREAHAKRLGFDWCTFCAVERPADHPRRPADYVPLNEFWEKRGYRHHPELRTSFTWQDLDESSESAKPLSFWMKTIAGDVNE